From a single Drosophila sulfurigaster albostrigata strain 15112-1811.04 chromosome 3, ASM2355843v2, whole genome shotgun sequence genomic region:
- the LOC133842638 gene encoding uncharacterized protein LOC133842638 isoform X1 codes for MFKEWRKPNHKRWQQQQHQLQQQTQRQLRRRMLDRETMIVFVYDTECLKDEADDPIAAVLYFHPSWVSDTQKVALCGQLMGTSYFLKDCFFKPRILSLQNGKFVLKEFGRFTLAVGTDRNIADQLLEHRANLLSSLLKFFHRDLQSLHEQYAQPAQQPSRNLSEKLYHIFETYLPMLQRNGNTFQNVPKLRMPKTASHIYLEAIQTLQSCQQTKGILGGAILYHNKVVASQLGDVVTKQLVLTDPRHVRTTAEQLNMQQFHIPHGVQMLVVYVEQQQYAKLAAEAQRAQNLQTTTSQLVQGSLPFQYAKRKLKRDKSLIFTHIPEEEHASDTTSAMELPTARPKSMRPTHLPLRLKSLHSKDLPESGIASINFDETDSYPEFIGRTSVCNTPMTENKVLPVATVMSICANPDEEQVADAHNSNGKSSTATASSSRRNSLKMDVEKFFQNFIGNPHKQLTRRKSSADLQDALRAISKKLGHFTHSFKTTTDVNRNGNGVTADISSEVSPDYIENDERSSSRTIGDPTYPVFNTNGQQISGSLFQQFLEQYRKLWGAASEQASQDAELAALVAEFQEFNLEIQKLDEHMRQQAEASAEAADRNLNVAAKTPMDKRAMCLPLKPAGESSNVDAPLSQRRVGGAGVPLTPLMAKLSVLALNEATPIEIQTPLNSSKVFPRRNSLKCEDAVDALSAFSNAPQAQLTTQSDGLQRTELYICGQQNMTLLLLMEEGSCRQQTIVQKMFDICVAKFPHMESLLNQTLNVNVEGDKRDGSNYSFMCIDAKWDALQRNGPWNPLEMTTLESMHRDLQQPSGQLTDLILRSHDSVFYGYKCGRTEYFYKEPTHEINGIPPPSDPIGNIQMRAKSRLERDHSYMLL; via the exons ATGTTTAAAGAGTGGCGCAAGCCCAACCATAAAcgatggcagcaacagcagcaccagctacaacaacaaacgcaacGGCAGCTGCGACGTCGCATGCTTGACAG AGAGACGATGATTGTGTTTGTCTACGACACCGAGTGTCTGAAGGATGAGGCAGATGATCCAATTGCTGCGGTTCTCTACTTTCATCCCAGCTGGGTCTCGGATACACAAAAGGTGGCACTATGTGGTCAGCTGATGGGCACATCGTACTTCCTTAAGGATTGCTTCTTCAAGCCGCGCATTCTATCACTGCAGAATGGCAAGTTTGTGCTCAAGGAGTTTGGTCGATTCACCTTG GCTGTAGGAACAGATCGCAATATTGCGGACCAGCTGCTGGAGCATCGCGCGAATCTACTGAGCTCTCTTTTGAAGTTCTTCCATCGCGATCTGCAATCGCTGCACGAACAGTATGCTCAGCCCGCCCAGCAACCGAGTCGGAATCTCAGCGAGAAACTATATCACATATTCGAGACATATCTGCCGATGCTGCAACGCAATGGAAACACATTCCAGAATGTGCCCAAGCTGCGCATGCCGAAG ACCGCAAGTCACATTTATCTGGAGGCTATACAGACGCTGCAGAGCTGTCAGCAAACAAAGGGGATTCTAGGCGGCGCCATTCTCTACCACAACAA AGTCGTTGCCTCACAGCTGGGCGATGTGGTGACCAAGCAACTAGTGTTGACAGATCCACGCCATGTGCGCACAACAGCTGAGCAGCTCAACATGCAACAGTTCCACATACCACATGGTGTCCAAATGCTTGTGGTCTatgtggagcagcagcagtatgCCAAACTGGCAGCGGAGGCGCAACGTGCACAGAATCTGCAGACGACAACATCGCAGTTGGTCCAAGGATCGTTGCCATTTCAATATGCGAAGCGTAAGCTTAAGCGCGACAAGTCGTTGATCTTCACACACATTCCCGAGGAAGAGCACGCATCAGATACAACGTCAGCCATGGAATTGCCCACGGCAAGACCCAAGTCGATGCGGCCAACACATTTGCCGCTGCGCCTGAAGAGTCTGCACAGCAAAGATCTGCCCGAGTCGGGCATTGCTTCGATCAATTTCGATGAGACCGATTCGTATCCGGAGTTCATTGGACGCACGAGTGTCTGCAATACTCCGATGACCGAGAATAAAGTGCTGCCGGTGGCGACTGTCATGTCCATCTGTGCCAATCCGGATGAGGAACAAGTGGCCGATGCGCACAATTCCAATGGTAAATCGTCAACAGCAACGGCATCGTCGTCCCGTCGCAACTCCCTCAAGATGGATGTGGAAAAGTTCTTTCAGAATTTCATTGGTAATCCGCACAAGCAGCTGACGCGTCGCAAATCCTCCGCAGATCTCCAGGATGCCTTGCGCGCTATATCCAAGAAGTTGGGACACTTTACGCACAGCTTCAAGACCACAACGGATGTGAATCGCAATGGCAACGGTGTCACAGCAGACATAAGCAGCGAAGTATCTCCAGATTACATAGAGAATGATGAGCGCAGCAGTTCTCGGACCATCGGCGATCCCACCTATCCCGTTTTCAATACCAATGGTCAGCAGATATCGGGCAGCTTATTCCAACAGTTCTTGGAACAGTATCGTAAACTTTGGGGCGCTGCCAGCGAGCAGGCATCGCAGGATGCTGAGTTGGCTGCATTGGTAGCCGAGTTTCAAGAGTTTAACCTGGAAATACAGAAGCTGGACGAGCACATGCGACAACAGGCCGAAGCTTCGGCAGAAGCGGCAGATCGTAATCTAAATGTTGCCGCCAAGACGCCGATGGATAAACGCGCCATGTGTCTGCCACTTAAACCCGCCGGCGAGTCCAGCAATGTGGATGCACCGCTCAGCCAACGTCGTGTTGGAGGCGCTGGTGTGCCGTTGACACCGCTTATGGCGAAGCTATCGGTGCTGGCATTAAATGAGGCGACACCCATTGAGATTCAGACACCGTTGAATAGCAGCAAAGTATTTCCACGCCGCAACTCACTCAAGTGCGAGGATGCAGTCGATGCGCTGTCTGCTTTTTCCAATGCACCGCAAGCTCAATTAACCACCCAGTCGGATGGACTGCAGCGCACAGAGTTATACATATGTGGACAGCAGAAcatgacgctgctgctgctaatggAGGAAGGCTCCTGTCGCCAACAGACAATTGTGCAAAAGATG TTTGACATTTGCGTTGCGAAATTTCCGCACATGGAATCGCTGTTGAATCAAACGCTCAATGTAAATGTGGAGGGCGACAAACGAGATGGCAGCAACTATAGCTTCATGTGCATCGATGCCAAGTGGGATGCTCTGCAGCGTAATGGACCGTGGAATCCGCTTGAGATGACCACTCTGGAGAGTATGCATCGCGATCTGCAGCAACCAAGTGGTCAACTCACCGACCTCATACTCAG ATCTCATGACTCTGTCTTCTATGGCTACAAATGCGGACGGACAGAATACTTCTACAAGGAGCCAACGCATGAGATCAATGGCATTCCACCGCCATCAGATCCGATTGGAAACATACAGATGCGTGCCAAGTCGCGCCTGGAACGTGATCATTCCTACATGCTCCTGTAG
- the LOC133842643 gene encoding uncharacterized protein LOC133842643: protein MRTWMREIQLRLGCAQMQMPKMFRSSIVILVANFVFVAPATFVPRINNENGFQLVPNNDGYTLSIRQPDNTNWREETVKEVAPGELEVKGILNQSFQEDGGTLVVVYEAGRNGYVAKYIYEGSKKTNTSPACALSNLAKCQSFNVSSWLKFHNVI, encoded by the exons ATGAGAACCTGGATGCGAGAAATTCAGTTGCGTTTGGGTTGtgcgcaaatgcaaatgcccAAAATGTTTCGATCG TCGATCGTTATTCTTGTTGccaattttgtgtttgtggcgCCCGCAACTTTCGTTCCGCGCATAAATAACGAAAATGGATTTCAACTGGTGCCGAATAATGATGGATATACCTTGAG CATTCGACAACCGGATAATACCAATTGGCGGGAGGAGACGGTAAAAGAGGTGGCACCCGGCGAATTGGAGGTAAAAGGAATACTGAATCAGTCATTCCAAGAAGATGGAGGCACACTTGTGGTTGTCTACGAGGCGGGCCGCAATGGATATGTGGCCAAGTATATATACGAAGGATCTAAAAAAACCAACACCAGCCCCGCATGCGCCCTTTCAAATCTTGCTAAGTGCCAAAGCTTTAATGTCAGCAGCTGGTTGAAATTTCATAATGTgatttga
- the LOC133842638 gene encoding uncharacterized protein LOC133842638 isoform X2 — protein MATKETMIVFVYDTECLKDEADDPIAAVLYFHPSWVSDTQKVALCGQLMGTSYFLKDCFFKPRILSLQNGKFVLKEFGRFTLAVGTDRNIADQLLEHRANLLSSLLKFFHRDLQSLHEQYAQPAQQPSRNLSEKLYHIFETYLPMLQRNGNTFQNVPKLRMPKTASHIYLEAIQTLQSCQQTKGILGGAILYHNKVVASQLGDVVTKQLVLTDPRHVRTTAEQLNMQQFHIPHGVQMLVVYVEQQQYAKLAAEAQRAQNLQTTTSQLVQGSLPFQYAKRKLKRDKSLIFTHIPEEEHASDTTSAMELPTARPKSMRPTHLPLRLKSLHSKDLPESGIASINFDETDSYPEFIGRTSVCNTPMTENKVLPVATVMSICANPDEEQVADAHNSNGKSSTATASSSRRNSLKMDVEKFFQNFIGNPHKQLTRRKSSADLQDALRAISKKLGHFTHSFKTTTDVNRNGNGVTADISSEVSPDYIENDERSSSRTIGDPTYPVFNTNGQQISGSLFQQFLEQYRKLWGAASEQASQDAELAALVAEFQEFNLEIQKLDEHMRQQAEASAEAADRNLNVAAKTPMDKRAMCLPLKPAGESSNVDAPLSQRRVGGAGVPLTPLMAKLSVLALNEATPIEIQTPLNSSKVFPRRNSLKCEDAVDALSAFSNAPQAQLTTQSDGLQRTELYICGQQNMTLLLLMEEGSCRQQTIVQKMFDICVAKFPHMESLLNQTLNVNVEGDKRDGSNYSFMCIDAKWDALQRNGPWNPLEMTTLESMHRDLQQPSGQLTDLILRSHDSVFYGYKCGRTEYFYKEPTHEINGIPPPSDPIGNIQMRAKSRLERDHSYMLL, from the exons AGAGACGATGATTGTGTTTGTCTACGACACCGAGTGTCTGAAGGATGAGGCAGATGATCCAATTGCTGCGGTTCTCTACTTTCATCCCAGCTGGGTCTCGGATACACAAAAGGTGGCACTATGTGGTCAGCTGATGGGCACATCGTACTTCCTTAAGGATTGCTTCTTCAAGCCGCGCATTCTATCACTGCAGAATGGCAAGTTTGTGCTCAAGGAGTTTGGTCGATTCACCTTG GCTGTAGGAACAGATCGCAATATTGCGGACCAGCTGCTGGAGCATCGCGCGAATCTACTGAGCTCTCTTTTGAAGTTCTTCCATCGCGATCTGCAATCGCTGCACGAACAGTATGCTCAGCCCGCCCAGCAACCGAGTCGGAATCTCAGCGAGAAACTATATCACATATTCGAGACATATCTGCCGATGCTGCAACGCAATGGAAACACATTCCAGAATGTGCCCAAGCTGCGCATGCCGAAG ACCGCAAGTCACATTTATCTGGAGGCTATACAGACGCTGCAGAGCTGTCAGCAAACAAAGGGGATTCTAGGCGGCGCCATTCTCTACCACAACAA AGTCGTTGCCTCACAGCTGGGCGATGTGGTGACCAAGCAACTAGTGTTGACAGATCCACGCCATGTGCGCACAACAGCTGAGCAGCTCAACATGCAACAGTTCCACATACCACATGGTGTCCAAATGCTTGTGGTCTatgtggagcagcagcagtatgCCAAACTGGCAGCGGAGGCGCAACGTGCACAGAATCTGCAGACGACAACATCGCAGTTGGTCCAAGGATCGTTGCCATTTCAATATGCGAAGCGTAAGCTTAAGCGCGACAAGTCGTTGATCTTCACACACATTCCCGAGGAAGAGCACGCATCAGATACAACGTCAGCCATGGAATTGCCCACGGCAAGACCCAAGTCGATGCGGCCAACACATTTGCCGCTGCGCCTGAAGAGTCTGCACAGCAAAGATCTGCCCGAGTCGGGCATTGCTTCGATCAATTTCGATGAGACCGATTCGTATCCGGAGTTCATTGGACGCACGAGTGTCTGCAATACTCCGATGACCGAGAATAAAGTGCTGCCGGTGGCGACTGTCATGTCCATCTGTGCCAATCCGGATGAGGAACAAGTGGCCGATGCGCACAATTCCAATGGTAAATCGTCAACAGCAACGGCATCGTCGTCCCGTCGCAACTCCCTCAAGATGGATGTGGAAAAGTTCTTTCAGAATTTCATTGGTAATCCGCACAAGCAGCTGACGCGTCGCAAATCCTCCGCAGATCTCCAGGATGCCTTGCGCGCTATATCCAAGAAGTTGGGACACTTTACGCACAGCTTCAAGACCACAACGGATGTGAATCGCAATGGCAACGGTGTCACAGCAGACATAAGCAGCGAAGTATCTCCAGATTACATAGAGAATGATGAGCGCAGCAGTTCTCGGACCATCGGCGATCCCACCTATCCCGTTTTCAATACCAATGGTCAGCAGATATCGGGCAGCTTATTCCAACAGTTCTTGGAACAGTATCGTAAACTTTGGGGCGCTGCCAGCGAGCAGGCATCGCAGGATGCTGAGTTGGCTGCATTGGTAGCCGAGTTTCAAGAGTTTAACCTGGAAATACAGAAGCTGGACGAGCACATGCGACAACAGGCCGAAGCTTCGGCAGAAGCGGCAGATCGTAATCTAAATGTTGCCGCCAAGACGCCGATGGATAAACGCGCCATGTGTCTGCCACTTAAACCCGCCGGCGAGTCCAGCAATGTGGATGCACCGCTCAGCCAACGTCGTGTTGGAGGCGCTGGTGTGCCGTTGACACCGCTTATGGCGAAGCTATCGGTGCTGGCATTAAATGAGGCGACACCCATTGAGATTCAGACACCGTTGAATAGCAGCAAAGTATTTCCACGCCGCAACTCACTCAAGTGCGAGGATGCAGTCGATGCGCTGTCTGCTTTTTCCAATGCACCGCAAGCTCAATTAACCACCCAGTCGGATGGACTGCAGCGCACAGAGTTATACATATGTGGACAGCAGAAcatgacgctgctgctgctaatggAGGAAGGCTCCTGTCGCCAACAGACAATTGTGCAAAAGATG TTTGACATTTGCGTTGCGAAATTTCCGCACATGGAATCGCTGTTGAATCAAACGCTCAATGTAAATGTGGAGGGCGACAAACGAGATGGCAGCAACTATAGCTTCATGTGCATCGATGCCAAGTGGGATGCTCTGCAGCGTAATGGACCGTGGAATCCGCTTGAGATGACCACTCTGGAGAGTATGCATCGCGATCTGCAGCAACCAAGTGGTCAACTCACCGACCTCATACTCAG ATCTCATGACTCTGTCTTCTATGGCTACAAATGCGGACGGACAGAATACTTCTACAAGGAGCCAACGCATGAGATCAATGGCATTCCACCGCCATCAGATCCGATTGGAAACATACAGATGCGTGCCAAGTCGCGCCTGGAACGTGATCATTCCTACATGCTCCTGTAG
- the LOC133845739 gene encoding uncharacterized protein LOC133845739: MQLRRDVLFSFADVLGLQCAQHHYHHHLHLHLSHSYNYNYNCDYHPPASHSIQWLLLALLLIFLHTVPPSKATHISGDFHTADFFQFLIKFGFQKADPPSPRSLPSYGYIYGNVTSKDTYSAPVTLVVLDKSTFVDFYSNRTYRNRELACSRMFSRLQRIVYDPDCNPRGKRDFLRRVPCPHGALCVDEDAPSNVIADHQFTYVINLEAEPRFWYVALVACYRNRTTCEWHAHETLARTSNRSSNILTTLQYNINLVNLHPNNSAAHLLTFQYSYDQQNLLEMYLIFMLVYIVLLPMQIYAVRRQKHPVTKLFTLSLLSEFVSLALITVHLLRYATNGVGEPNMQAAGDVLDILSRTTFMLILLLLAKGWAVTRQQISRTGWIILMSIWVPYCAFHIFLYIWDRTEVDIISDIDEYQTWPGWIVLILRTMFMMWFLYELRNTMKYEHSSKKLDFLLHLGASSLVWFIYLPIVAIVALQVSPMWRYKLLQGITNSADCMAYCVMTGLLWPNRAGQYLLLAGTKYAGMDELDEFNEAPHIVRERERRRNSPPDDISIGTSSGGRGMVLSTSIPHSLNGDLLEAEDMAAELLTDLNKNSHIVA; encoded by the exons ATGCAGCTGCGTCGCGATGTGCTCTTCTCCTTCGCCGACGTCTTGG GTCTGCAATGTGCGCAGCATCATTATCACcaccacctccacctccacctctcTCACAgttacaactacaactacaactgcgaCTATCATCCCCCCGCCTCCCACAGTATTCAATGGCTGCTACTAGCACTACTGCTGATATTCCTGCACACAGTGCCGCCGTCCAAGGCAACTCACATCAGTGGCGACTTTCACACCGCCGACTTCTTTCAGTTCCTCATCAAGTTTGGCTTTCAGAAAGCGGATCCTCCATCGCCGCGCAGTCTGCCATCCTATGGCTACATCTATGGCAATGTGACGTCCAAGGATACCTATAGTGCACCAGTTACGCTTGTCGTGCTGGACAAATCCACGTTCGTGGACTTCTACAGCAATCGCACTTATCGCAATCGGGAATTGGCCTGCTCCCGCATGTTCTCGCGGCTTCAACGCATCGTCTACGATCCTGACTGCAATCCGAGGGGCAAACGCGACTTTCTGCGACGCGTACCCTGCCCTCATGGAGCGCTGTGTGTGGACGAGGATGCGCCCTCGAATGTCATTGCCGATCATCAGTTCACCTACGTTATCAACTTGGAGGCGGAACCACG CTTCTGGTATGTGGCACTGGTGGCCTGCTATCGCAATCGCACTACATGTGAATGGCATGCCCATGAGACTCTCGCCAGGACGAGcaatcgcagcagcaacatcctCACTACACTGCAGTACAACATTAATCTGGTGAATCTGCATCCCAACAATTCGGCAGCGCATTTGCTCACCTTTCAGTACTCGTACGATCAGCAGAATCTGCTGGAAATGTACCTCATCTTTATGCTCGTCTACATTGTGCTGTTGCCCATGCAAATCTACGCTGTGCGCCGCCAGAAGCATCCCGTGACCAAATTGTTTACGCTGAGTCTGCTTAGTGAATTTGTTAGCTTGGCCCTAATCACTGTGCATCTGCTGCGCTATGCCACCAATGGGGTTGGTGAACCCAATATGCAAGCTGCCGGCGATGTTCTGGACATCCTTAGTCGCACTACATTTATGCtgatactgctgctgctggccaagggTTGGGCTGTGACTCGGCAGCAAATCAGTCGCACTGGGTGGATCATCTTGATGTCCATTTGGGTGCCATACTGTGCATTCCACATATTTCTCTACATCTGGGATCGG ACGGAAGTGGATATCATATCCGATATTGATGAATACCAGACCTGGCCAGGTTGGATTGTTCTAATCCTGCG CACCATGTTCATGATGTGGTTTCTGTACGAACTTCGTAACACCATGAAGTATGAACACTCCAGCAAGAAACTGGACTTTCTTTTGCATCTGGGCGCCTCCAGTTTGGTGTGGTTCATCTATCTGCCCATCGTGGCTATTGTGGCGTTGCAGGTGAGCCCCATGTGGCGCTACAAGCTGTTGCAAGGCATCACCAACTCAGCTGACTGCATGGCCTACTGCGTGATGACCGGACTCCTGTGGCCCAATCGTGCCGGGCAATATTTGCTGCTAGCGGGCACCAAGTATGCAG GCATGGATGAGCTGGACGAGTTCAACGAGGCACCGCATATTGTACGGGAACGGGAGCGTCGTCGCAACTCGCCACCCGATGATATATCCATTGGAACGAGCAGCGGTGGACGGGGCATGGTGTTGTCCACAAGCATTCCACATTCGTTGAATGGTGATTTGCTGGAGGCAGAGGATATGGCTGCCGAGTTACTTACTGATCTGAACAAAAATAGTCATATAGTGGCATAG